One Glycine max cultivar Williams 82 chromosome 3, Glycine_max_v4.0, whole genome shotgun sequence DNA window includes the following coding sequences:
- the LOC100125585 gene encoding acyl-CoA oxidase has product MAINSSKNPDGSVQNAMPSYFYSPPLDVSAAFPQATPASTFPPCASDYFQLDNLLTTEEQAIRKKVRECMEKEIAPIMTEYWEKAKFPFHVIPKLGALRIAGGTIKDYGCPGLSITGSAIAVAEVARVDASCSTFILVHSSLAMLTIALCGSEAQKQKYLPSLAQLQTVACWALTEPDYGSDASALKTTATKVEGGWILEGQKRWIGNSTFADVLVVFARNASANQINGFIIKKDAPGLTVTKIENKIGLRIVQNGDIVMRKVFVPDEDRIAGVNSFQDTNKVLAVSRVMVAWQPIGISMGIYDMCHRYLMERKQFGAPLAAFQISQQKLVQMLGNIQAMILVGWRLCKLYESGKMTPGQASLGKSWITLRARETAALGRELLGGNGILADFLVAKAFCDLEPIYTYEGTYDINTLVTGREVTGFASFKPVAQRSRL; this is encoded by the exons ATGGCGATCAACTCTTCCAAGAATCCAG ATGGTTCTGTCCAAAATGCAATGCCTTCGTATTTTTATTCTCCACCACTAGATGTTTCTGCTGCATTTCCACAAGCAACACCAGCATCAACGTTTCCTCCTTGTG CTTCAGATTATTTTCAATTGGACAACTTATTGACAACAGAGGAGCAAGCCATTAGGAAGAAAGTAAGAGAGTGTATGGAAAAAGAAATTGCTCCAATAATGACCGAG taCTGGGAGAAGGCCAAGTTTCCATTTCATGTTATTCCAAAGCTTGGTGCGTTGCGCATTGCTGGTGGCACAATCAAG GATTATGGTTGTCCTGGTCTTTCTATCACTGGAAGTGCTATAGCTGTGGCAGAAGTTGCAAGAGTTGATGCAAGTTGTTCAACTTTTATTTTGGTCCATTCATCCTTGGCAATGCTCACTATTG CATTATGTGGATCAGAAGCTCAGAAGCAAAAGTATCTGCCTTCTTTGGCACAATTGCAAACTGTAGCATGTTGG GCTTTGACCGAACCTGACTATGGAAGTGATGCTAGTGCTTTGAAGACCACTGCCACAAAG GTGGAGGGAGGTTGGATCCTGGAGGGTCAAAAGCGGTGGATAGGAAACAGTACATTTGCTGATGTTTTGGTTGTCTTTGCTAGGAATGCATCAGCTAATCAGATAAATGG atttattattaaaaaggaTGCTCCTGGTTTAACAGTCACaaaaatagagaataaaattGGACTCAGGATTGTACAAAATGGAGACATTGTTATGAGGAAAGTTTTTGTCCCTGACGAGGACAGAATTGCAGGAGTAAACTCTTTTCAGGACACAAACAAG GTACTTGCTGTTTCACGCGTAATGGTTGCTTGGCAACCCATTGGTATATCGATGGGCATCTACGATATGTGTCACAG GTACCTAATGGAGAGGAAACAATTTGGAGCACCATTAGCAGCTTTCCAAATCAGCCAGCAGAAACTTGTTCAGATGCTTGGTAATATTCAAGCTATGATACTTGTTGGTTGGCGCCTCTGCAAATTGTATGAGAGTGGTAAAATGACTCCAGGTCAAGCTAGCTTGGGAAAG TCATGGATCACTTTGAGAGCACGAGAAACAGCTGCTTTGGGGCGAGAGTTGCTAGGTGGCAATGGAATTTTGGCCGATTTCCTTGTGGCGAAG GCATTCTGTGATTTAGAACCCATCTATACCTACGAAGGCACGTATGACATTAACACCTTGGTTACAGGTAGAGAAGTTACTGGTTTTGCCAGCTTTAAGCCAGTTGCTCAAAGAAGTCGATTGTAA
- the LOC100527643 gene encoding SelT-like protein-like precursor produces the protein MDRTQILLVGLPIFLFFSDILNLFSPQPSPKPTHHHLPPIHPKPHPQPHLQQPLEFPTQKQSGIGLIGIGNTVSIDFCTSCSYKGNAVTVKNMLESEFPGINVVLANYPPPLPKRILGKVVPVVQTGIIVAIVAGDQIFPRLGITPPPWYYSLRANKFRSIASTWLLTNFLQSFLQSSGAFEVYCNGDLVFSKLKENRFPGEIELRELVGRRLANTRFVSGIEGGVGL, from the exons atggATCGAACCCAAATCCTTCTCGTTGGATTAccaatcttcctcttcttctcagACATTCTCAACCTCTTCTCTCCTCAACCCTCTCCCAAACCAACCCATCATCATCTCCCTCCCATCCACCCCAAACCGCACCCTCAACCGCACCTTCAACAACCCCTCGAGTTCCCCACGCAG AAACAAAGTGGTATTGGCCTTATTGGAATTGGCAACACCGTGAGCATTGACTTCTGCACTTCCTGCTCTTACAA GGGAAATGCAGTAACAGTTAAAAACATGCTGGAATCTGAATTTCCTGGGATTAATGTTGTTTTGGCTAACTATCCACCTCCTCTTCCAAAGCGGATTCTTGGCAAAGTAGTTCCAGTGGTGCAAACAGGAATTATTGTAGCTATAGTTGCTGGTGACCAAATATTCCCTAGATTGGGAATTACACCACCACCATGGTACTATTCCTTGCGTGCCAATAAGTTTAGAAGTATTGCAAGCACCTGGCTTCTTACAaattttcttcaatccttcctACAAAGCTCTGGTGCTTTTGAAGTATATTGCAATGGCGACTTG GTTTTCTCCAAACTGAAAGAGAACAGATTTCCTGGTGAAATTGAGTTGAGGGAACTTGTTGGGAGAAGATTAGCTAATACAAGATTTGTCAGTGGTATTGAAGGTGGTGTTGGGCTCTAG
- the LOC100125585 gene encoding acyl-CoA oxidase isoform X2, whose protein sequence is MEKEIAPIMTEYWEKAKFPFHVIPKLGALRIAGGTIKDYGCPGLSITGSAIAVAEVARVDASCSTFILVHSSLAMLTIALCGSEAQKQKYLPSLAQLQTVACWALTEPDYGSDASALKTTATKVEGGWILEGQKRWIGNSTFADVLVVFARNASANQINGFIIKKDAPGLTVTKIENKIGLRIVQNGDIVMRKVFVPDEDRIAGVNSFQDTNKVLAVSRVMVAWQPIGISMGIYDMCHRYLMERKQFGAPLAAFQISQQKLVQMLGNIQAMILVGWRLCKLYESGKMTPGQASLGKSWITLRARETAALGRELLGGNGILADFLVAKAFCDLEPIYTYEGTYDINTLVTGREVTGFASFKPVAQRSRL, encoded by the exons ATGGAAAAAGAAATTGCTCCAATAATGACCGAG taCTGGGAGAAGGCCAAGTTTCCATTTCATGTTATTCCAAAGCTTGGTGCGTTGCGCATTGCTGGTGGCACAATCAAG GATTATGGTTGTCCTGGTCTTTCTATCACTGGAAGTGCTATAGCTGTGGCAGAAGTTGCAAGAGTTGATGCAAGTTGTTCAACTTTTATTTTGGTCCATTCATCCTTGGCAATGCTCACTATTG CATTATGTGGATCAGAAGCTCAGAAGCAAAAGTATCTGCCTTCTTTGGCACAATTGCAAACTGTAGCATGTTGG GCTTTGACCGAACCTGACTATGGAAGTGATGCTAGTGCTTTGAAGACCACTGCCACAAAG GTGGAGGGAGGTTGGATCCTGGAGGGTCAAAAGCGGTGGATAGGAAACAGTACATTTGCTGATGTTTTGGTTGTCTTTGCTAGGAATGCATCAGCTAATCAGATAAATGG atttattattaaaaaggaTGCTCCTGGTTTAACAGTCACaaaaatagagaataaaattGGACTCAGGATTGTACAAAATGGAGACATTGTTATGAGGAAAGTTTTTGTCCCTGACGAGGACAGAATTGCAGGAGTAAACTCTTTTCAGGACACAAACAAG GTACTTGCTGTTTCACGCGTAATGGTTGCTTGGCAACCCATTGGTATATCGATGGGCATCTACGATATGTGTCACAG GTACCTAATGGAGAGGAAACAATTTGGAGCACCATTAGCAGCTTTCCAAATCAGCCAGCAGAAACTTGTTCAGATGCTTGGTAATATTCAAGCTATGATACTTGTTGGTTGGCGCCTCTGCAAATTGTATGAGAGTGGTAAAATGACTCCAGGTCAAGCTAGCTTGGGAAAG TCATGGATCACTTTGAGAGCACGAGAAACAGCTGCTTTGGGGCGAGAGTTGCTAGGTGGCAATGGAATTTTGGCCGATTTCCTTGTGGCGAAG GCATTCTGTGATTTAGAACCCATCTATACCTACGAAGGCACGTATGACATTAACACCTTGGTTACAGGTAGAGAAGTTACTGGTTTTGCCAGCTTTAAGCCAGTTGCTCAAAGAAGTCGATTGTAA
- the LOC100125585 gene encoding acyl-CoA oxidase isoform X1, producing MAINSSKNPDGSVQNAMPSYFYSPPLDVSAAFPQATPASTFPPCASDYFQLDNLLTTEEQAIRKKVRECMEKEIAPIMTEYWEKAKFPFHVIPKLGALRIAGGTIKVLSMDIFLCCLDILWSMEFLASSDSQDYGCPGLSITGSAIAVAEVARVDASCSTFILVHSSLAMLTIALCGSEAQKQKYLPSLAQLQTVACWALTEPDYGSDASALKTTATKVEGGWILEGQKRWIGNSTFADVLVVFARNASANQINGFIIKKDAPGLTVTKIENKIGLRIVQNGDIVMRKVFVPDEDRIAGVNSFQDTNKVLAVSRVMVAWQPIGISMGIYDMCHRYLMERKQFGAPLAAFQISQQKLVQMLGNIQAMILVGWRLCKLYESGKMTPGQASLGKSWITLRARETAALGRELLGGNGILADFLVAKAFCDLEPIYTYEGTYDINTLVTGREVTGFASFKPVAQRSRL from the exons ATGGCGATCAACTCTTCCAAGAATCCAG ATGGTTCTGTCCAAAATGCAATGCCTTCGTATTTTTATTCTCCACCACTAGATGTTTCTGCTGCATTTCCACAAGCAACACCAGCATCAACGTTTCCTCCTTGTG CTTCAGATTATTTTCAATTGGACAACTTATTGACAACAGAGGAGCAAGCCATTAGGAAGAAAGTAAGAGAGTGTATGGAAAAAGAAATTGCTCCAATAATGACCGAG taCTGGGAGAAGGCCAAGTTTCCATTTCATGTTATTCCAAAGCTTGGTGCGTTGCGCATTGCTGGTGGCACAATCAAGGTTCTCTCTATGGATATTTTCCTCTGTTGTTTAGATATTTTATGGTCTATGGAGTTCTTAGCTAGCTCTGATTCTCAGGATTATGGTTGTCCTGGTCTTTCTATCACTGGAAGTGCTATAGCTGTGGCAGAAGTTGCAAGAGTTGATGCAAGTTGTTCAACTTTTATTTTGGTCCATTCATCCTTGGCAATGCTCACTATTG CATTATGTGGATCAGAAGCTCAGAAGCAAAAGTATCTGCCTTCTTTGGCACAATTGCAAACTGTAGCATGTTGG GCTTTGACCGAACCTGACTATGGAAGTGATGCTAGTGCTTTGAAGACCACTGCCACAAAG GTGGAGGGAGGTTGGATCCTGGAGGGTCAAAAGCGGTGGATAGGAAACAGTACATTTGCTGATGTTTTGGTTGTCTTTGCTAGGAATGCATCAGCTAATCAGATAAATGG atttattattaaaaaggaTGCTCCTGGTTTAACAGTCACaaaaatagagaataaaattGGACTCAGGATTGTACAAAATGGAGACATTGTTATGAGGAAAGTTTTTGTCCCTGACGAGGACAGAATTGCAGGAGTAAACTCTTTTCAGGACACAAACAAG GTACTTGCTGTTTCACGCGTAATGGTTGCTTGGCAACCCATTGGTATATCGATGGGCATCTACGATATGTGTCACAG GTACCTAATGGAGAGGAAACAATTTGGAGCACCATTAGCAGCTTTCCAAATCAGCCAGCAGAAACTTGTTCAGATGCTTGGTAATATTCAAGCTATGATACTTGTTGGTTGGCGCCTCTGCAAATTGTATGAGAGTGGTAAAATGACTCCAGGTCAAGCTAGCTTGGGAAAG TCATGGATCACTTTGAGAGCACGAGAAACAGCTGCTTTGGGGCGAGAGTTGCTAGGTGGCAATGGAATTTTGGCCGATTTCCTTGTGGCGAAG GCATTCTGTGATTTAGAACCCATCTATACCTACGAAGGCACGTATGACATTAACACCTTGGTTACAGGTAGAGAAGTTACTGGTTTTGCCAGCTTTAAGCCAGTTGCTCAAAGAAGTCGATTGTAA